A single genomic interval of Xylanivirga thermophila harbors:
- the rlmN gene encoding 23S rRNA (adenine(2503)-C(2))-methyltransferase RlmN, protein MDIKPNILDYSLVEIEHIVKDMGQPAFRAKQIFKWLHTGVTSFKDMNNISQHMRQELDGRFIIGGVEILQKLVSKNDGTAKYLFLLRDGNIIESVVMPYSYGNTQCLSTQVGCRMGCRFCASTREGLVRNLTPGEMLSQVFTANKDVLDKEDRDRGIKNIVLMGSGEPLDNYDNVIKFIHLIHDPMGMNISYRNITLSTCGLVPNIIKLAHEDMPITLSLSLHAPNDELRRKIMPIGSKYSVHDIIDASRYYFKETGRRVTFEYALMEGVNDGEKEAFELSKLLGDFDCHVNVIPVNPIEDGMYRKGSRESVERFISILRRSGINVTKRRELGSDINGACGQLKRSYLKSKPIT, encoded by the coding sequence ATGGATATAAAGCCCAATATATTGGATTATTCTCTAGTTGAGATTGAGCATATTGTAAAGGATATGGGTCAGCCAGCATTTAGGGCAAAACAGATATTTAAATGGCTACATACGGGGGTTACAAGCTTTAAAGATATGAATAATATTTCCCAGCATATGAGACAGGAGTTAGATGGACGATTTATCATTGGTGGGGTAGAAATATTACAAAAACTTGTGTCAAAAAATGACGGAACTGCAAAGTATTTGTTTCTGTTGAGGGATGGTAATATAATAGAAAGCGTTGTGATGCCTTATAGCTATGGAAATACACAGTGTTTATCTACGCAAGTAGGTTGTCGGATGGGTTGTAGATTTTGTGCATCTACCAGAGAGGGGTTAGTTAGAAATCTTACCCCGGGAGAGATGTTATCTCAGGTGTTTACGGCGAATAAGGATGTATTGGATAAAGAGGATAGGGATAGGGGAATAAAAAACATAGTGCTTATGGGCAGTGGTGAACCACTTGATAATTATGATAATGTGATAAAATTTATACATCTTATCCATGATCCAATGGGCATGAATATAAGCTATAGAAATATTACCCTATCTACTTGCGGATTAGTGCCAAATATAATAAAATTGGCCCATGAGGATATGCCTATAACTTTATCCCTATCCCTTCATGCACCTAATGATGAACTAAGAAGGAAGATAATGCCCATTGGTTCTAAATATTCAGTGCATGATATTATAGATGCTAGTCGCTATTATTTTAAAGAAACCGGTCGCAGGGTAACGTTTGAGTACGCCCTTATGGAAGGGGTAAATGATGGGGAAAAAGAGGCATTTGAACTTTCAAAACTTCTAGGTGATTTTGATTGCCATGTTAATGTAATACCTGTAAATCCTATAGAAGATGGTATGTACAGGAAGGGAAGCCGGGAAAGTGTAGAGAGATTCATATCCATTTTAAGACGTTCAGGTATAAATGTTACTAAAAGACGAGAATTGGGCAGTGATATAAATGGTGCATGTGGTCAGCTTAAACGGAGCTATCTAAAGAGCAAGCCAATTACCTAA